The proteins below are encoded in one region of Lactuca sativa cultivar Salinas chromosome 3, Lsat_Salinas_v11, whole genome shotgun sequence:
- the LOC111919214 gene encoding methionine gamma-lyase: protein MAGTIQNTHVFSSSSSSSKKRMTPDDFNRDDDIITKKLPAATFEDPVSALANARHEFGEHGGVNMSIEASATFTVMEPETLSRMFTGELGPDRDFFIYSRHFNPTVLALGRQMAALEGTEAAYCTSSGMSAISSVLLQLVSSGEHILASPTLYGGTHAFLTHFLPRSSNIKTTFVDIRDLKKVEEAIVEGYTKVLFFESMSNPTLTVANIPELSRIAHEKGVTVVVDNTFAPMVVSPARLGADVVVHSISKYISGGADIIAGAVCGAASLVNSMMNLHQGTLMLLGPTMNAKVAFELSQRIPHLGLRMKEHSHRTLIYARRMDKMGLKVTYPGLEDHPDHHLAKSIFNKEYGYGGMLCLDMETEVRANKLMNGLQNNTRFGLMGVSLGYHETLMSCSGNSTSSELDEKEQALAGISPGLVRMSIGYTGTLEQRWGQFQKVFLA from the exons ATGGCAGGCACTATTCAAAACACCCATGTTttctcctcctcatcctcctcCTCAAAGAAGAGGATGACTCCCGATGACTTTAACAGGGACGATGATATCATCACCAAGAAACTACCAGCAGCAACATTTGAAGACCCTGTATCAGCTTTGGCTAATGCTCGACATGAATTTGGAGAGCATGGTGGAGTTAACATGTCCATTGAGGCCTCCGCCACCTTCACCGTCATGGAACCTGAAACCCTCAGCCGCATGTTCACCGGAGAGCTAGGCCCTGATCGGGATTTCTTCATCTACAGCCGCCATTTCAACCCCACAGTCCTCGCTCTTGGCCGTCAGATGGCAGCTCTCGAGGGGACTGAGGCGGCATACTGCACCTCTAGCGGCATGTCCGCCATCTCATCGGTTCTGTTGCAGCTGGTTAGCAGCGGGGAGCACATATTAGCGTCTCCGACGTTATACGGTGGGACACATGCATTTCTCACACACTTCCTTCCGAGGTCATCCAATATAAAAACGACGTTTGTTGACATAAGGGATTTGAAGAAGGTGGAGGAGGCAATCGTGGAAGGGTACACCAAGGTTTTGTTTTTTGAGTCCATGTCTAACCCGACGTTGACTGTGGCCAACATTCCGGAGCTTTCAAGGATAGCACATGAGAAGGGTGTTACGGTGGTGGTTGACAATACCTTTGCTCCGATGGTGGTTTCTCCGGCGAGGCTCGGTGCCGACGTTGTAGTCCATAGTATTTCCAAGTATATTAGTGGCGGAGCAGACATAATTGCTG GAGCGGTATGTGGAGCTGCAAGTTTGGTGAACTCAATGATGAACCTTCACCAAGGGACATTGATGTTGCTAGGTCCAACCATGAATGCCAAGGTTGCATTTGAGCTATCACAAAGAATCCCTCACTTGGGTCTTCGGATGAAAGAGCATTCTCATAGGACTCTCATATATGCCCGAAGGATGGACAAAATGGGACTCAAGGTCACCTACCCAGGCCTTGAAGACCACCCTGATCACCATCTTGCCAAGTCTATCTTCAACAAGGAGTATGGATATGGTGGGATGTTGTGCTTAGACATGGAGACTGAAGTAAGGGCCAATAAGCTGATGAATGGGTTGCAAAACAACACTCGGTTTGGGCTCATGGGTGTTAGTTTGGGCTACCATGAGACTCTTATGTCTTGTTCGGGTAATAGCACAAGCAGTGAATTGGATGAAAAGGAGCAGGCGTTGGCTGGAATTTCACCTGGCCTAGTCAGGATGTCGATCGGCTACACCGGGACACTTGAACAAAGATGGGGCCAGTTTCAAAAGGTGTTTCTCGCTTAA
- the LOC111919333 gene encoding uncharacterized protein LOC111919333, translated as MEAIMDAHGLWDAIEPPTRVVVDEKKSKQARAFIFQSIPEEILAQAAKKKTAKEVWDSLKSRYVGAEGVQKERLMVLKSEFEAIQMKESETIDDYAGKISAMISKFGSAGAILEDEEFVRKLFDTVPERFINLVASIEQSCDMELMPFEEAIRHLKAYEDRLQLRKASTQGDNALLLAKAEGSSTHRSLSKQNSTGGRGRGGNNHRGGRGSTRGRGSSRGRGGRWGGDPRQESNNTNKKPCDKSNIRCYECQELGHYASKCKGKKQQDQEVNLAAGEEEPTLLLVVCGEENSEVVLLNEEKVYPNQLKEGNEENIWYLDNGASNHMTGCKALFAELDEKVTG; from the coding sequence ATGGAAGCCATCATGGATGCCCATGGGTTATGGGATGCCATTGAGCCACCAACCAGAGTGGTTGTGGATGAGAAGAAGAGCAAGCAGGCTCGAGCTTTCATCTTCCAATCTATACCAGAAGAGATTCTTGCACAGGCTGCCAAGAAGAAGACAGCCAAGGAAGTTTGGGACTCTCTAAAGTCACGGTATGTGGGTGCAGAGGGGGTCCAAAAGGAAAGGCTAATGGTACTCAAAAGTGAGTTTGAAGCAATTCAAATGAAGGAGTCCGAAACCATAGATGATTATGCAGGAAAGATATCAGCTATGATCTCAAAGTTTGGGAGTGCAGGGGCAATTTTggaagatgaagaatttgtgagaAAGCTGTTCGACACAGTTCCGGAGAGGTTTATAAACCTGGTGGCATCAATTGAGCAAAGTTGTGATATGGAATTGATGCCATTTGAAGAAGCAATTAGGCACTTAAAGGCATATGAGGACAGGCTCCAGCTCCGGAAGGCAAGCACACAGGGAGATAATGCCCTACTACTTGCCAAGGCAGAAGGCTCGTCAACCCACCGGAGTCTAAGCAAGCAAAATTCAACAGGTGGTCGAGGAAGGGGCGGAAACAATCACCGGGGTGGAAGAGGTAGCACACGAGGGCGAGGCTCGTCTCGTGGCAGAGGTGGGCGTTGGGGCGGTGACCCACGACAGGAGTCGAATAACACAAACAAAAAGCCATGTGACAAAAGCAACATCAGATGCTATGAATGCCAAGAGCTTGGTCATTATGCATCGAAATGCAAAGGAAAGAAACAACAGGACCAAGAAGTAAACTTGGCTGCTGGTGAAGAAGAACCAACCTTGTTGTTGGTTGTTTGTGGTGAAGAGAACAGTGAAGTAGTCTTATTGAATGAAGAAAAGGTCTACCCAAACCAATTGAAGGAGGGCAATGAAGAGAACATATGGTATCTAGACAATGGAGCTAGTAACCATATGACTGGATGCAAAGCCTTGTTTGCTGAACTTGATGAGAAAGTAACTGGGTAG
- the LOC111919302 gene encoding uncharacterized mitochondrial protein AtMg00810-like yields MGFYKLQGNGKDKKFVSLLVYVDDIIITSSSIDAINEIKQRLSEKFRLHDLGKLKHFLGLEIARSPEGIVISQRQYVLDLLQDNGMLASKPVSFPMDAHQKSSKFEGEPFENPSQYRRLVGRLLYLTIT; encoded by the exons ATGGGCTTCTACAAGCTTCAAGGCAAtg GAAAAGATAAGAAATTTGTATCTCTTTtggtttatgttgatgacataatcATTACTAGCTCTTCTATTGATGCCATTAATGAAATAAAACAAAGATTGAGTGAAAAATTTCGACTACACGATTTGGGAAAATTGAAACATTTTCTAGGATTGGAAATTGCTAGATCTCCTGAAGGAATTGTTATTTCTCAAAGACAATATGTGTTAGACTTGCTACAGGATAATGGTATGTTAGCATCTAAACCAGTTTCTTTCCCAATGGATGCTCatcaaaaatcatcaaaatttgaaGGAGAGCCTTTTGAAAATCCTTCCCAATATCGCCGATTAGTTGGTCGTCTATTGTATCTTACAATTACATGA
- the LOC111919314 gene encoding uncharacterized protein LOC111919314 yields the protein MAEEVVNSSNSGQFSNDPYFIHHNDNPGTILVSQILTRDNYASWSQSLKIALLAKNKFEFVDNSLPKPNEADVERLNSWLINNNIVISWILNVVSKEIYASIIYLETASDIWKELQQRFQQGQDSVSNYYTKLKVLWEELILLMEPLPSVNKIFSLIIQEERQRDIGIPSTNDPVLAFNFRANNQQNNYLNKNHNYQNNYKNNKKESPYCTHCKRTGHKVLSTSWFSTWI from the exons ATGGCTGAAGAAGTTGTTAATTCAAGCAATTCTGGTCAATTCTCGAATGATCCATACTTCATTCATCACAATGATAATCCTGGAACCATACTTGTATCACAAATTTTAACTAGAGATAATTACGCTTCTTGGAGTCAGTCCTTGAAGATTGCGCTGTTAGCAAAGAACAAGTTTGAATTTGTTGACAATTCCTTGCCTAAACCTAATGAAGCAGATGTAGAGCGATTAAATTCGTGGCTCATAAATAATAacatcgttatttcatggattctAAATGTAGTCTCAAAAGAAATTTATGCTTCAATCATCTATCTCGAAACTGCTTCAGACATATGGAAAGAACTTCAGCAAAGATTTCAACAAG GTCAAGATTCAGTCAGCAATTATTACACAAAATTGAAAGTTCTATGGGAGGAATTG ATACTGCTTATGGAGCCATTACCTTCTGTTAACAAGATCTTTTCATTGATCATTCAAGAAGAAAGGCAGCGAGACATAGGTATTCCTTCAACAAATGATCCTGTTCTTGCTTTTAATTTTCGTGCTAACAATCAACAAAACAATTATCTGAACAAGAATCACAACTATCAGAACAATTACAAAAATAACAAGAAGGAATCTCCATACTGTACTCATTGCAAAAGAACTGGTCATAAAGTGTTATCGACTTCATGGTTTTCCACCTGGATATAG